Below is a genomic region from Geoglobus acetivorans.
GCTCACGTCTGGCTCTGTGCTGAAGAAAGAGGTTACAAACAGTGCAGAGATTATTGCCACAGAGGAACCTGACAGATATTTTTCTGCAGACTCAATATTGATCCGGTCGGACAGGTAAAATGGCAGAACTCTCGCAAGATACGTCCCCAGAGCCACTGCAATGATTGCGATCAGCCTCTCCATTTCAGCACCTCTCCTGCTTTTGCCGTCAGCAGCGGTGTCAGAATACCTGCCCCAATAACTGCCAGGGACGATAGCCCTGAAAGAAGGAAAATTACTGCAATCATCCCGCCTACAATGGCGGAAACATGGTGTCTTTTGATGCTGGGGAGTAGAAGGACGAAGAATAGTGCGGTTATCGAGAACACGAGTGAGGGATAAAGGGGCGTGGATATCAGAAGGTTGCCGAAGTATATGCCAGCCAGTGTTCCAAAAACCCATGCTGAGTATGCACCGATTTCCAGGCCATGTATGAATTTCTCTGTTGCTCTTGTTGACACAGTGGTGGCGAAAACTTCGTCCGTTAGCCCGAAAGCCGTGAGGTAGGGTTTTTCTGGTTTCACCGTTCTATGCACTATCGTGCTGTAGACGAGGTGCCTCAGGTTGAGAAACACCGGCACTATAACTGATTCCGGGAATGAAGCTGCAGATATCAGGGCAAACTGACTGGCTCCGGCGAAAATCAGTAAGGAACACAGAAAAGTTTCGAGTTCTGTAAGCCCAGCCGTTCTGGCAAGAACACCGAATGTAACCGAGACCGGAAAGTAGCCGAGGATGATGGGTGTGCTGAAAGCAAGCCCTTTTCTGAAATCCATACGGTTGGATGGGCTTTGGGTTATAAATATTAATGGAATGAGAGGTGGGCGCGCCTCCGGTCGACCCTTCTGGCTGGGAGGTTATTTTCGCCCCTCCCCTCCTCTCCGCACCCCCAGGAGCGCCGAACGTCCGGAGTTAGCCTGCTCCCTTCCGGGCCTGAGCCGGTCCCTCCGGCAAACATGGCGGACATCCCCTCCGGGAAGCCCAACCATGACCGCCGGCCCCCTGGGACGGAGACTCTGCAGGGCGGGGCGACTTTACCCCCCAGCCTTCCAGGCCTTCCGTCGGCTTCGGCCCCCGCGTAACGGCGGTTTCGGGTTACAGGGGACGCCGAACCCCCCGGCCTAGCCCACCGTATTAGTGTATGCTGTCAGGGTATAAAACATTAATCAATGGATCAACCTCTTGAGAGTATGAGTTCGGTCAGAACTCTCCCCTCTTCGGTCAGGTGGATTCTGCCCTCACGAAATTCTATGCAGCTACCCTTTGTCAGAATATCCAGGTGATATTTCAGGAGTTTCTCTTCCACTCCAAGTTTATCCGCAAGCTCGTGGACACGTCTGCTTCCGCCATAAAGTTCTGCCAGAATTTTCCTTCTGATCGGGTTGTTTATTGCCATTTTGAATCTTCTTCTCAATTCTTCGGCCTTTTCGGGGTCTTCCGATTTCGTCCACTCTTCAAACTTCACGGGTGTATCTTGTTTTTCACCATTCTAATCTTTTCCCCTAATATCTTAGTATGATACAAAATTTTTTATACTCAATACTGCATAATATTAATCGTGGCGAGATATTATGAATTGAAGGAACTGGAGACGAAGGCACCGAAGCTGTTCGGGATTCCGACAGGGACGAAACTCGATGACATGTTTTACAGGATTGAGCGGGAGGGAGACAGGTACGTCAGAAAACCTCTCGGAGGGATACCCCACCTTGCCGTTATGAATATCACCGGTGTACCCGATACAGGCAAGAGTGTTTTTGCGGAGCAGTTTGCCGTAACTCAGGCAAATAACGGCTACCGGGTTCTCTTTGTTACTGTTGAAAGTCCGGCGAACTTCCTCTACACTGCCCTGAAACAGAAGGCCGAGGCGATGGGTGCGGATTTCTCCAGGGTGGAGGAGAACATTGTGGTTATTGACGCTGCTGAAAGCGATGAGCTCCGGGAAAATGTGAGGGCTCTCATAGATACGATGGCGTATGCCATCAGGGAGAAAAAGACGTCGAATGTTATTATTGACAGCATTACCGGCCTGTATGAACATAAAGAGGTGATGGCCAGGCAGATTGTGCGTCAGGTTTTCAACTTTCTCAAAAAGTTCAGGCAAACAGGAATTCTGGTCTCGCAGAAGAGAAGCGCTCAGGCGAGTGAAAGTGCTGAAGCTGCAGGAGGTCTGGCAGTTGCGCATATTGTCGATGGCACAATAGTTCTTGACAAGAAGCTCATCGAGACGAGATGGGATGTCAATCTCTACGGTTTACCTCTTGGAGAGGTTCTGAGGACCGTGAGGATTGATGGTTGCAGATTGACCGCTCACGACAGCAAGACGTGGGTTTTTGAAATCACCGAGACCGGGCTGGTGAACATCATTTCCCCTCTGAGCGATTACGTGGAATCGAAAATCAGGTGAAGTATTGTCAGGGGGAGGTGGTGGGGTATGGAGATTATTGCAAGGCCCAAGGGTGGAAATGTGGACAGAATGGCGGAAAAGGTCTTCATGAAGAGCATAGAGATTCTTGGGGGGCTGAAAAAGCTCGTTGAATACCGGAATCTTACGTGGCTGCCTTCACTGGCAGAGGCGGCATACGTCATCGTTCTCAGGAATGAGGCTCTCAAAACCTACTCCGAAATTGCAAGGGAACTCGGGATCACTGAGGCGACCGCAAAGAACATAGCGACTGCCGATGAGATGAAGGTTCTGGAATATGTAAGAGGAGGGCTTGAGGAAAGGCCGAAAGAACACGTGGCCGGAGGTATCGCAAAGCTTGCATACAAGGCTTTGAAGGAGTCCGGGGAACTGGACGTGGATGAAGTTTCGCTGAACGATGAGATGACTGAGATTCTGGAGATCGCATGGGCGGTTCAGGTGCTTTCCAAGATTAAGGGTCTCGATTTCCCTGCTGGGAAGGAGCAGCTTGGCGAAAGGCTTGCCGGAATACTGGTGAAGGTGAGGGGTGGAGAGTACAGGATAGAAGAGCTGCTGGAGAGAATTGATTATCCGGTAAATGGCCCTTCAGAGCTGTTACACAAGCTGAAAATGGCTGCATCCTCCTGATTTGCCTTTCACGAAGATGTACGTCAATATTTTTCCAAATTCTGACTTTCGAATTTTTTTCAGATGGAACGTTCTCAGCCATCTGTCCCGGTATCTTCGGGATCTTATCTCATTATGATAATAGAAACATTTTTATAGGTGGACA
It encodes:
- a CDS encoding AzlD domain-containing protein; this encodes MERLIAIIAVALGTYLARVLPFYLSDRINIESAEKYLSGSSVAIISALFVTSFFSTEPDVSKYLTNTIALIFIALVYSRTKNAGVSIMLGVIIHFTILSVSKLF
- a CDS encoding AzlC family ABC transporter permease, whose protein sequence is MDFRKGLAFSTPIILGYFPVSVTFGVLARTAGLTELETFLCSLLIFAGASQFALISAASFPESVIVPVFLNLRHLVYSTIVHRTVKPEKPYLTAFGLTDEVFATTVSTRATEKFIHGLEIGAYSAWVFGTLAGIYFGNLLISTPLYPSLVFSITALFFVLLLPSIKRHHVSAIVGGMIAVIFLLSGLSSLAVIGAGILTPLLTAKAGEVLKWRG
- a CDS encoding KaiC associated regulatory domain-containing protein, which translates into the protein MEIIARPKGGNVDRMAEKVFMKSIEILGGLKKLVEYRNLTWLPSLAEAAYVIVLRNEALKTYSEIARELGITEATAKNIATADEMKVLEYVRGGLEERPKEHVAGGIAKLAYKALKESGELDVDEVSLNDEMTEILEIAWAVQVLSKIKGLDFPAGKEQLGERLAGILVKVRGGEYRIEELLERIDYPVNGPSELLHKLKMAASS
- a CDS encoding KaiC domain-containing protein, with the translated sequence MARYYELKELETKAPKLFGIPTGTKLDDMFYRIEREGDRYVRKPLGGIPHLAVMNITGVPDTGKSVFAEQFAVTQANNGYRVLFVTVESPANFLYTALKQKAEAMGADFSRVEENIVVIDAAESDELRENVRALIDTMAYAIREKKTSNVIIDSITGLYEHKEVMARQIVRQVFNFLKKFRQTGILVSQKRSAQASESAEAAGGLAVAHIVDGTIVLDKKLIETRWDVNLYGLPLGEVLRTVRIDGCRLTAHDSKTWVFEITETGLVNIISPLSDYVESKIR
- a CDS encoding winged helix-turn-helix domain-containing protein; translation: MKFEEWTKSEDPEKAEELRRRFKMAINNPIRRKILAELYGGSRRVHELADKLGVEEKLLKYHLDILTKGSCIEFREGRIHLTEEGRVLTELILSRG